The following proteins are co-located in the Parafannyhessea umbonata genome:
- a CDS encoding amino acid adenylation domain-containing protein: protein MLSRTNVLTYLEDSTRRNPNATAVVDESGTYTYTRLLEDTQRIGTALASRGASGSSVIIMLRKSELALACMLGTLQAGAFYVPVDTDAPAHRLQHMAATLGDALVVAGEKNVDAVHQALPERKVLVAEELLRHPVDAEALEAARSHVLSCDPAYVMFTSGSTGTPKGVAVSHGAIASFVDEFVRTFGFTSEDRFANQAPFDFDISVKDVYGSLAVGATLVLVPRELFMQPQALVDYLEKNQVTVMVWAVAALCIASAYHVLSPGRLQSVRQVLFSGEVIPRKHLDAWLKCLPNTRFVNLYGPTEITCNCLYHVVDRTAAYPQGLPLGRSFGHCEVLLLDEADHLVTEPGKLGELVVRGPSVALGYVGNPEATARAFVQNPLNSMYHDRVYRTGDLAELLDSGDLVFRGRRDNQIKYMGHRIELEEVDKAFEDLPGVQRCRCAFDTRRQRLRVFFEGTADEAALPRLVADTLPASMRPSSITRVDSMPLNKNGKVDRAELLRTHFPTKSKEGR from the coding sequence ATGCTCTCAAGAACGAACGTCCTCACCTACCTCGAGGACTCCACCAGGCGCAACCCCAACGCGACGGCCGTCGTGGACGAGTCCGGCACCTATACATACACAAGGCTGCTGGAAGACACCCAGCGCATCGGCACCGCGCTCGCAAGCCGCGGCGCGTCCGGGTCTTCCGTCATCATCATGCTGCGCAAGAGCGAACTCGCACTTGCCTGCATGCTCGGCACCCTGCAGGCCGGCGCGTTCTACGTGCCCGTCGACACCGACGCGCCCGCGCACAGGCTCCAGCACATGGCCGCAACCCTCGGGGACGCCCTCGTCGTCGCGGGCGAGAAGAACGTGGACGCCGTGCACCAGGCCCTTCCGGAGCGCAAGGTCCTCGTGGCAGAGGAGCTGCTCCGCCACCCGGTGGACGCGGAGGCGCTCGAGGCGGCCCGCTCCCACGTGCTCTCGTGCGACCCGGCGTACGTCATGTTCACCTCCGGCTCCACCGGCACGCCAAAGGGCGTTGCCGTCAGCCACGGCGCCATCGCGAGCTTCGTGGACGAGTTCGTCCGCACCTTCGGCTTCACCAGCGAGGACCGCTTCGCGAACCAGGCTCCGTTCGACTTCGACATCTCCGTGAAGGACGTGTACGGGTCGCTCGCCGTGGGAGCCACCCTCGTGCTCGTCCCGCGCGAGCTGTTCATGCAGCCGCAGGCCCTCGTCGACTACCTCGAAAAGAACCAGGTCACCGTCATGGTCTGGGCCGTGGCAGCCCTCTGCATCGCCAGCGCGTACCACGTGCTTTCGCCCGGCAGGCTCCAGAGCGTGAGGCAGGTGCTCTTCAGCGGTGAGGTCATCCCCAGAAAGCACCTGGACGCCTGGCTCAAGTGCCTGCCCAACACCCGCTTCGTCAACCTGTACGGTCCCACGGAGATCACCTGCAACTGCCTGTACCACGTGGTCGACCGCACGGCCGCATATCCGCAGGGCCTTCCCCTGGGAAGGAGCTTCGGCCACTGCGAGGTCCTTCTCCTCGACGAGGCGGACCACCTCGTGACGGAGCCGGGCAAGCTGGGAGAGCTCGTCGTGCGCGGCCCGTCCGTCGCCCTTGGCTACGTGGGCAACCCCGAGGCCACCGCGCGCGCCTTCGTGCAGAACCCGCTCAACAGCATGTACCACGACCGCGTGTACCGTACCGGCGACCTCGCGGAGCTGCTCGATTCCGGAGACCTCGTCTTCCGCGGGCGCCGTGACAACCAGATCAAGTACATGGGTCACCGCATCGAGCTCGAGGAGGTCGACAAGGCCTTCGAGGACCTCCCCGGCGTGCAGAGGTGTCGCTGCGCCTTCGACACACGGCGCCAGCGCCTGCGCGTGTTCTTCGAGGGCACCGCAGATGAGGCCGCGCTGCCGCGCCTCGTGGCGGACACGCTCCCCGCAAGCATGAGACCCTCCAGCATCACCAGGGTGGATTCCATGCCCCTCAACAAGAACGGGAAGGTCGACCGGGCAGAGCTGCTCAGGACGCACTTCCCCACCAAGTCCAAGGAAGGAAGGTAA
- a CDS encoding sensor histidine kinase, giving the protein MTSSEQSAKRTASARLRSTLRNATTSLTVRCLLIVLAYILAMAGLLHVTNQLANEELKRTSPYIEMFDDGSTMMQTDDFRQMGSQVSRPSALLVFDGEGKLLFSTSRNVAQKITAKELPLIAGDEDDGSAYVMLDRTDAQGRTVHEINLCKPTPTPDGYAISVKSTCSYLSDGTIVSGGLFGNKARLTKREMSLLQGVYSRRMMIAKHNYKNEKGQRRILVLLSPTESGKDFRAAVDRSNAYRIAAVPIAVALTVLAIAVLARVVRKSTRPLDRAIDARRSGVGNAPDPSSMPVELRHTYEDFLGLMAELDQAQDDKRRMIADISHDLKTPLSVIRGYAQAFEDGHVPQENAEKYLHAIAAKADLACELIDSLQFLAKTDHPSYQATLENRDLCEDLRLMLIDKQPDIEQAGGTLVVELPERPIRARADVELLRRAVSNVIDNAYKHNPRGVTIRIACAPTRDGALVSIADDGQGVPTDIREHAFEPFVTSNTARSAGKGTGLGLAVASTCMQVQGGTISFAERPEAPYSTEVLMTLPPAQKD; this is encoded by the coding sequence TTGACGAGTAGCGAACAGAGCGCCAAGCGCACCGCAAGCGCCCGCCTGCGCAGCACGCTTCGCAACGCGACAACGAGCCTCACCGTAAGGTGCCTGCTCATCGTGCTGGCCTACATACTCGCGATGGCAGGCCTGCTACACGTCACGAACCAGCTCGCGAACGAGGAGCTCAAGCGCACCTCACCGTACATAGAGATGTTCGACGACGGTTCCACTATGATGCAGACGGACGACTTCCGGCAGATGGGGTCGCAGGTCTCGCGCCCCAGCGCGCTTCTGGTGTTCGACGGGGAGGGAAAGCTGCTCTTCTCGACCAGCCGGAACGTCGCCCAAAAGATCACCGCAAAGGAGCTCCCGCTCATCGCGGGCGACGAGGACGACGGCTCCGCGTACGTGATGCTCGACCGCACGGACGCGCAGGGCAGGACCGTACACGAGATCAACCTCTGCAAGCCAACGCCCACCCCGGACGGCTACGCCATAAGCGTCAAGTCCACCTGTTCGTACCTCTCGGACGGCACCATCGTGAGCGGCGGCCTCTTTGGCAATAAGGCCCGACTGACCAAGCGTGAGATGTCCCTGCTCCAAGGTGTGTACAGTCGTCGCATGATGATCGCGAAGCACAACTACAAGAACGAGAAGGGCCAGCGGCGCATCCTCGTGCTGCTTTCGCCAACGGAGTCCGGCAAGGACTTCAGGGCCGCCGTCGATCGCTCGAACGCCTACCGCATCGCAGCGGTGCCCATCGCCGTCGCGCTCACGGTGCTGGCGATCGCCGTCCTCGCGCGGGTCGTGCGCAAGTCCACCCGCCCCCTGGACCGCGCCATAGACGCGCGCCGCAGCGGCGTCGGCAACGCGCCGGACCCGTCCTCCATGCCCGTGGAGCTCAGGCACACCTACGAGGACTTCCTCGGCCTCATGGCAGAGCTCGACCAGGCGCAGGACGACAAGCGCCGCATGATTGCAGACATCTCGCATGACCTGAAGACGCCGCTTTCGGTCATCCGCGGCTACGCCCAGGCGTTCGAGGACGGCCACGTTCCACAGGAAAACGCCGAGAAGTACCTGCACGCCATTGCCGCGAAGGCCGACCTTGCGTGCGAGCTCATAGACTCGCTGCAGTTTCTTGCGAAGACCGACCATCCCTCGTACCAGGCGACGCTCGAGAACCGCGACCTGTGCGAGGACCTGCGCCTGATGCTCATCGACAAACAGCCCGACATCGAGCAGGCGGGTGGTACGCTCGTGGTCGAGCTGCCGGAGCGACCCATCCGCGCCCGCGCGGACGTCGAGCTCCTCAGGCGCGCCGTCAGCAACGTGATAGACAACGCCTACAAGCACAACCCGCGCGGCGTCACCATCCGCATCGCGTGCGCTCCCACGCGCGACGGCGCCCTCGTCTCCATCGCGGATGACGGCCAGGGCGTGCCCACAGACATCCGCGAGCACGCGTTCGAGCCGTTCGTCACCAGCAACACGGCGCGCTCCGCCGGCAAGGGCACGGGACTGGGCCTTGCCGTCGCCAGCACGTGCATGCAGGTGCAAGGCGGCACGATATCGTTCGCGGAGCGTCCGGAGGCCCCGTACTCCACGGAGGTCCTCATGACCCTCCCGCCCGCGCAGAAAGACTAA
- a CDS encoding response regulator transcription factor has translation MQAPDAAAGGQKPQDTILVVEDDPDIVEILRLYLESSGYRFLSAGDGKHGLDVLHEGEASLVLVDLMMPSMNGFDFIKEARAFTDIPIIIVSARNQPSDKVLGLDLGADGYVTKPFDPTEVLAYVRSALRRYNQSKAAPHDGEGPATGEKNVLSAGDLELDLDTLVLRKRGNVMPLTASELKILHKMMSAPGHVFTKAQLYEAISGSSYGGAESIMMHVSNIRSKIEDDPGRPAHIKTVRGLGYRFDE, from the coding sequence ATGCAAGCACCGGATGCCGCCGCAGGCGGGCAGAAACCGCAGGACACAATCCTTGTCGTCGAGGACGATCCGGACATCGTGGAGATACTCCGCCTCTACCTGGAAAGCAGCGGCTACCGCTTCCTCTCCGCGGGCGACGGAAAGCACGGCCTCGACGTCCTGCACGAGGGCGAGGCGTCGCTGGTGCTTGTGGACCTCATGATGCCCTCCATGAACGGCTTCGACTTCATCAAGGAGGCCCGCGCCTTCACGGACATCCCCATCATCATCGTGTCCGCGCGCAACCAGCCCTCGGACAAGGTGCTCGGCCTTGACCTGGGCGCGGATGGCTACGTGACCAAGCCGTTTGACCCCACGGAGGTCCTTGCGTACGTGCGCTCGGCACTGCGTCGCTACAACCAGAGCAAGGCCGCGCCGCACGACGGCGAAGGCCCCGCCACGGGCGAGAAGAACGTCCTTTCCGCCGGCGACCTCGAGCTTGACCTCGACACCCTCGTGCTCCGCAAGCGCGGCAACGTAATGCCGCTCACGGCGTCCGAGCTGAAGATCCTTCACAAGATGATGTCCGCACCCGGGCACGTGTTCACGAAGGCGCAGCTGTACGAGGCCATAAGCGGCAGCTCCTACGGCGGGGCCGAAAGCATCATGATGCACGTCTCGAACATCCGCTCCAAGATCGAGGACGACCCGGGAAGGCCGGCCCACATCAAGACCGTGCGCGGATTGGGGTACCGCTTTGACGAGTAG
- a CDS encoding YhbY family RNA-binding protein, whose product MKLTGSQIRQLRSMCNQLKPTVSIGKAGVEAVVASTEEDLEAHELVKCTVQGTSGLDTREAADALAELTGATVVQVIGHKFSIYRETSRKDVEKIKLR is encoded by the coding sequence ATGAAGCTCACCGGCAGCCAGATACGCCAGCTGCGAAGCATGTGCAACCAACTCAAGCCAACCGTCTCCATCGGCAAGGCGGGCGTGGAGGCCGTCGTCGCCTCGACCGAGGAGGACCTCGAGGCGCACGAGCTCGTGAAGTGCACCGTACAGGGAACATCCGGCCTCGATACGCGCGAGGCGGCAGACGCCTTGGCAGAGCTCACGGGCGCTACGGTGGTCCAGGTGATTGGCCACAAGTTCTCCATCTACCGCGAGACCAGCCGCAAGGACGTGGAGAAGATCAAGCTCCGCTAG
- a CDS encoding ABC transporter permease: protein MPTFKTYMRILLAHRIYIVIYLVIISITGIAIGLSTASGSSQHFAATSSRVAIIDHDDSRLSRALSAHVAKGNTVVPLADNKKSVQDALAQDMVSYLLVIPKGWGHDLMVAAVNDGTAPALEASVSYRSGEGFLVDQEVRSYAQGLFGSASLGGSQSDVVHATDESWGKSIGVSTIGQRATPLPDSLLNSALFSSYPIFASVTVCIALLMKTLNAKALHGRRVASPQSPRERNVALVAACVCIALVAWAWNFGLQAAILGRSAITQSPAQLGIVGLALLAYSLVSASVGFLVGQLGVSENAANAVANIFGMALSFLGGAWTSLSLLPDALVAVAHFTPFYWAYRAIEGASAMRGVSASSVLPLVGCVGVCMLFGIAILLVGITLGRARTRQLG from the coding sequence ATGCCCACCTTTAAGACATACATGAGGATTCTCCTCGCCCATCGCATATACATCGTCATCTACCTCGTCATCATCTCGATAACGGGAATCGCAATCGGGCTTTCGACGGCATCGGGCTCGAGCCAGCACTTCGCCGCGACCTCGTCGAGGGTCGCCATAATCGACCACGATGACTCGAGGCTCTCTCGAGCGCTCTCCGCCCACGTAGCAAAGGGCAACACCGTGGTCCCCCTTGCGGATAACAAGAAGTCAGTCCAAGACGCGCTCGCCCAGGACATGGTCTCATACCTCCTCGTCATCCCGAAGGGTTGGGGGCACGACCTCATGGTTGCGGCCGTCAACGACGGCACCGCCCCCGCTCTGGAAGCTTCCGTGTCATATCGCTCCGGCGAGGGCTTTCTCGTAGATCAGGAAGTCAGGAGCTACGCCCAGGGACTCTTTGGCTCGGCATCGCTCGGAGGAAGCCAGTCGGACGTGGTGCATGCGACCGACGAGTCATGGGGCAAGAGCATTGGCGTCTCGACCATCGGACAGCGCGCGACGCCGCTACCAGACTCTCTCCTGAACTCCGCGCTCTTCTCCTCGTATCCCATCTTCGCAAGCGTCACCGTCTGCATTGCCCTTCTGATGAAAACCCTCAACGCGAAGGCGCTACACGGACGTAGGGTCGCCTCCCCGCAATCGCCGAGGGAGCGCAACGTGGCCCTTGTGGCCGCGTGCGTCTGCATAGCCCTCGTTGCCTGGGCATGGAACTTCGGACTCCAGGCGGCCATCCTTGGACGCAGCGCAATCACGCAGTCCCCCGCACAGCTCGGAATCGTGGGGCTGGCACTTCTCGCCTACTCCCTGGTGTCGGCGAGCGTGGGATTCCTCGTTGGCCAGCTGGGCGTCTCGGAGAATGCCGCAAATGCCGTTGCGAACATCTTTGGCATGGCACTCTCGTTCCTCGGCGGAGCCTGGACGAGCCTGTCCCTGCTACCGGACGCACTTGTCGCCGTCGCCCACTTCACACCGTTCTACTGGGCGTACCGCGCCATCGAGGGTGCGTCGGCCATGAGGGGCGTTTCCGCCTCGAGCGTACTGCCGCTCGTGGGATGCGTCGGCGTCTGCATGCTGTTTGGCATAGCCATACTGCTTGTTGGCATTACGCTCGGACGCGCCCGGACCAGGCAGCTGGGATAG
- a CDS encoding ABC transporter permease produces the protein MLASIRTSVLALVRDKSLLVWTLAFPLIMTSIFMAMFSGLNDAYSLVESRLGVVRNARYESVKGLDDMLASLAGAPKKSRICTLKYYASEKDARNAAADGAIDSYLTVGSDGTPALHVSQASIAAKGSRPATVLSSAINSYVRTSDAIASGSTKSPKLAARGAVQAAYLGNSVQIKHFSATKNAPDSNASFYFALLAMTAGMGAMSAALTTQKLLPTASAVGARQTLSSTPRWRMLVGALFGAWICQFACMLAALLFMAAVAHVDFGSGAAPLVLAVAVSSLASCAMGSLLGTIPHMQAGMVSGITCLLSLFTGLYGPSAQEIAYALETSAPVLAHANPLWQISHCFYSLLYYDTYGSFARCCLTLLLMTLVALALAGIRMRKVSHAHL, from the coding sequence ATGCTCGCAAGCATCAGGACGAGCGTGCTCGCGCTCGTGCGAGACAAGTCCCTTCTCGTATGGACGCTCGCGTTTCCCCTCATCATGACCAGCATCTTCATGGCGATGTTCTCGGGACTCAACGATGCATACTCCCTCGTCGAGTCGAGGCTCGGCGTCGTCAGGAATGCCCGTTACGAGTCCGTCAAAGGACTGGATGACATGCTCGCCTCGCTGGCCGGGGCTCCCAAGAAAAGCCGCATCTGCACCCTTAAATACTACGCAAGCGAGAAGGACGCGCGCAACGCCGCCGCAGACGGAGCCATAGACTCCTACCTCACCGTCGGTTCGGACGGGACGCCCGCGCTGCACGTGAGCCAGGCAAGCATAGCCGCTAAGGGATCGCGTCCCGCGACCGTCCTCTCCTCAGCAATCAACTCGTACGTCCGAACGTCCGACGCAATCGCATCCGGCTCAACGAAAAGCCCCAAACTCGCAGCGAGGGGAGCGGTGCAGGCCGCCTATCTGGGCAATTCCGTGCAAATCAAGCACTTCTCCGCCACGAAGAACGCACCTGACAGCAACGCCTCCTTCTACTTCGCCCTCCTCGCCATGACCGCAGGAATGGGAGCCATGTCCGCTGCGCTCACCACGCAGAAGCTCCTGCCCACCGCAAGCGCCGTCGGCGCACGTCAGACTCTTTCGTCCACGCCACGATGGCGCATGCTCGTCGGCGCCCTCTTTGGCGCGTGGATCTGCCAGTTTGCCTGTATGCTGGCCGCGCTGCTGTTCATGGCAGCGGTCGCCCACGTAGACTTTGGAAGCGGGGCGGCACCGCTCGTCCTTGCGGTGGCGGTTTCGTCTCTGGCGAGCTGTGCGATGGGGTCCCTCCTCGGAACGATTCCCCACATGCAGGCAGGAATGGTCTCGGGGATAACCTGCCTGCTCTCGCTCTTCACGGGCCTTTATGGCCCAAGCGCCCAGGAAATCGCCTATGCATTGGAGACCTCCGCTCCGGTGCTCGCCCATGCAAACCCCCTCTGGCAGATATCGCACTGCTTCTACTCGCTCCTCTATTACGACACCTACGGCTCCTTTGCACGGTGCTGCCTCACGCTGCTGCTCATGACCCTAGTCGCACTTGCCCTCGCAGGCATACGCATGAGGAAGGTGTCCCATGCCCACCTTTAA
- a CDS encoding ABC transporter ATP-binding protein — protein sequence MPNPQATESITPPSSETVVSISNLVKRYGEIVAVDHLSLDIARGEIFGLVGPNGSGKTTTINCLLQLLDYDHGQIKVFGEPMRPDSYGIKRKIGIVPQEVAVFDELTVRENVDSFCALYVPQSSRRRELVDRAIEFVGLQKFQGFRPKKLSGGLLRRLNIACGIAHQPSLIIMDEPTVAVDPQSRNSILDGIERLNREGATIIYTSHYMEEVERLCKRVLIMDHGRSVASGTPDELKALIGTGERISVETGAVSEAAIESVRMLPHVRSVEFTEGMLHVQCSNGAHNLSEVLGALAREHVDYGRVLSEPPTLNDVFLEITGRELRDES from the coding sequence ATGCCAAACCCACAGGCGACAGAGTCCATCACCCCTCCCTCGTCAGAGACCGTCGTCAGCATCAGCAACCTCGTCAAGCGCTATGGCGAGATCGTTGCCGTGGACCATCTCTCGCTGGACATCGCGCGAGGAGAGATCTTTGGTCTTGTCGGCCCAAACGGATCCGGAAAGACGACCACGATAAACTGCCTGCTGCAGCTGCTCGACTACGATCACGGCCAAATCAAGGTGTTCGGCGAGCCCATGCGGCCGGACAGCTACGGCATCAAACGCAAGATCGGAATCGTGCCCCAAGAGGTCGCCGTCTTCGACGAGCTCACCGTCAGGGAGAACGTCGACAGCTTCTGCGCCCTCTACGTCCCACAGTCCAGCCGCAGGCGTGAGCTTGTCGACCGTGCAATCGAGTTCGTGGGGCTGCAGAAGTTCCAGGGCTTCCGTCCCAAAAAGCTTTCGGGCGGACTTTTGCGCAGGCTGAACATCGCCTGCGGCATCGCGCACCAGCCGTCGCTCATCATCATGGACGAGCCGACGGTGGCGGTCGACCCCCAAAGCCGCAACTCCATCCTCGACGGCATCGAGCGACTCAACAGGGAAGGGGCCACCATCATCTACACCTCCCACTACATGGAGGAGGTAGAGCGTCTGTGCAAGCGCGTACTCATCATGGACCACGGGCGCTCGGTTGCAAGCGGTACGCCCGACGAGCTCAAGGCACTAATCGGCACCGGCGAGAGGATCTCCGTCGAGACCGGGGCCGTCTCCGAAGCGGCCATCGAGTCAGTGCGTATGCTCCCGCACGTTCGATCCGTGGAGTTTACAGAGGGCATGCTGCACGTGCAGTGCTCAAATGGCGCACACAACCTCTCGGAGGTCCTAGGCGCACTCGCACGGGAACACGTCGACTATGGCCGCGTCCTTTCCGAGCCGCCCACGCTCAACGATGTCTTCCTCGAAATCACGGGGCGAGAGCTCCGCGATGAGTCCTAG
- a CDS encoding sensor histidine kinase, giving the protein MLAPLVLCALAPVACIVVPLSSYDAARLKTRWLAVVPLAFVACLGATCGLGLVAVCQLVVAALFSLALSVRTTRVLEGQSQLHRLQDDLNDRLIALGEKNAELVDAREYETHAAALSERTRIAREIHDSVGHLLTRLVLQVEALKVVHRDDSAVVEDLDEVLGGLNDALSSMRRSVHALEDSGVDLGCELNRLASECGIRNVTVACSLDVAPPVMVSRCFLMVAREALTNAARHAHASDALVAVTCLPGLWQLRITNDGVMPPQGTDLELQGMGLRSMRSRVLEMGGVFSARVDGGRESERFVVFASVPRGMDEEACQ; this is encoded by the coding sequence GTGCTCGCCCCTCTCGTCCTGTGCGCGCTGGCGCCGGTTGCCTGCATCGTCGTTCCGCTGTCGAGCTACGACGCTGCAAGGCTCAAAACTCGCTGGCTGGCCGTGGTGCCGCTTGCGTTCGTGGCATGCTTGGGAGCAACTTGTGGGCTTGGCCTGGTTGCGGTGTGCCAGCTTGTGGTGGCCGCGCTCTTCTCGCTCGCGCTTTCCGTGAGGACGACGCGCGTGCTGGAGGGGCAGTCCCAGCTGCATCGCCTGCAGGACGACCTCAACGACAGACTCATCGCCCTGGGCGAGAAGAACGCGGAGCTTGTTGACGCACGCGAGTACGAGACGCATGCGGCGGCGCTCTCCGAGCGCACGAGGATTGCGAGGGAGATTCATGACTCTGTGGGACATCTGCTCACGAGGCTCGTCTTGCAGGTGGAAGCGCTCAAGGTGGTCCATAGGGACGATTCCGCGGTCGTTGAGGACCTCGACGAGGTTCTCGGTGGACTGAACGATGCACTTTCGTCCATGCGTAGGAGCGTTCATGCCCTGGAGGACTCCGGTGTTGACTTGGGTTGTGAGCTGAACAGGCTTGCGTCGGAGTGCGGCATTCGGAATGTGACGGTGGCATGCAGCTTGGACGTCGCTCCTCCGGTCATGGTAAGCAGGTGTTTCCTGATGGTCGCCAGGGAGGCGCTCACGAATGCGGCCCGCCATGCACATGCATCCGATGCCCTCGTAGCGGTTACCTGCCTTCCGGGGCTCTGGCAGCTCCGCATCACCAACGACGGCGTCATGCCACCCCAGGGGACCGATCTTGAGCTGCAAGGCATGGGGTTGAGGTCGATGCGGTCGCGTGTGCTCGAGATGGGCGGCGTGTTCTCCGCCCGAGTCGACGGCGGGCGGGAAAGCGAGAGGTTCGTCGTGTTCGCATCGGTTCCGAGGGGGATGGATGAGGAGGCTTGCCAATGA
- a CDS encoding response regulator yields the protein MRVIVVDDDGIVVRSLATILGAEQDVDVVGTGTSGHEAVSLFTRVEPDVVLMDIQMTDGDGLTAAEEILGMEPSARIVFLTTFSDDEYIVRALRLGARGYLIKQDVSTIAPALRSVMNGQCVLEGEVLARAAELSIGTGSRGGAASPAARNESALKGLSAREVDVVRAIADGMTNAEVAATLFMSEGTVRNHISSILAKLGLRNRTQIAVFYLRKCM from the coding sequence ATGAGGGTGATCGTGGTGGACGACGACGGTATCGTGGTCAGGTCCCTGGCCACGATACTGGGCGCAGAGCAGGACGTAGATGTCGTGGGTACAGGTACGAGCGGGCACGAGGCGGTGTCTCTCTTCACGCGCGTCGAGCCAGATGTCGTGCTCATGGACATCCAGATGACTGACGGAGACGGCTTGACTGCGGCAGAGGAAATCCTCGGTATGGAGCCGTCGGCACGCATCGTGTTCCTGACGACGTTTTCCGATGACGAGTACATCGTCCGCGCGCTTAGGCTTGGTGCGCGAGGCTACCTCATCAAGCAGGACGTTTCCACGATCGCACCCGCGTTGAGGTCCGTCATGAACGGCCAGTGCGTGCTGGAGGGAGAGGTCCTCGCACGTGCCGCAGAGCTTTCGATAGGTACGGGGTCGAGGGGAGGCGCCGCGTCGCCGGCTGCCCGAAACGAGAGTGCGCTCAAGGGGCTTTCCGCGCGGGAGGTAGACGTGGTCCGTGCGATTGCGGACGGCATGACGAACGCGGAGGTTGCTGCGACGCTCTTCATGAGCGAGGGGACGGTGCGCAACCACATATCGTCGATTCTGGCAAAGCTGGGTCTGAGAAACAGGACCCAAATCGCCGTTTTCTACCTGAGGAAGTGCATGTAG